The proteins below are encoded in one region of Myxococcales bacterium:
- a CDS encoding transglutaminase family protein, whose protein sequence is MRLLLTHRNHYRYPRPAGLGPHTVRLRPATHAKARIETHALHIEQECNVRWQQDPAGNHLARLTFPEGTRVSSLDLLVELAVDIRPVNPFDFFVDPLAEEAPFAYPDELTQDLLPYLDTTDAAYAGGERLTEFLRDLPQGGRTVDLIVELNRQVNARLKYVIREESGVWTPEQTLGEGRASCRDSAVLLVAALRSRGLAARFVSGYLIQLTDEGMIPDEPKGVGRDVVDLHAWAEVYLPGAGWIGLDATSGLFAGEGHIPLACAARPAAASPIEGTSDVVASEVSFEMTVGRLGHEPRPTAPFTEETWELLVAAGDKSDALLANAGLALTVGGEPTFTSRVHAAEPEWNTDALGKTKSEHGLLLAHALRKRLAPGGIVLHGFGKRYPGESLPRWALDVIARTDGEPLASGRSAGAARDAALSDAERAVRAIAARLGVSAEGVQPALEDPWNFVAEEARLPVGVDPLAVKLSDPEERLTLARVLDRGLETPVGFVLPLGPAPGEGWLSDVWRFRRERLYLVPGDSPAGLRLPLRAIVGPEPPLPEEEAFEGPPDPRRAKPDEGAAKAREKGVRTALVCEVREGKLHVFLPPTPSAERFSALVRGVEAALAELDLSGVLEGYPPPRSPELLRFSVTPDPGVIEVNIPPTRTSREHTALLQSVFDAALHAGLHAEKFQLDGRQAGSGGGNHITLGGATALASPFLQRPDLLASMITFVQHHPSLSYLFSGLFVGPTSQAPRVDEARHDALYELEIALARAFQPAPSRPAPWLSDALFRNLLVDVSGNTHRTEICIDKLFDPSTPHGRQGLLELRAFEMPPHARMASAQVTLVRALVASFAQEPYQYPLVRWGQVLHDRFLLPTWLWRDFEDVLAHLERAGLGLPGEGFRVFLEHRCPVVGTLSAGDVFLELRNAIEPWNVLGDEVTATGTARYVDSSMERVEIRATGLLPERHTVIVNGHELPLRSTGVAGEYVGGVRFRAWAPPHSLHPHLGIHHPLRFELCDRWGKRSLGACAYHVWHPEGRAFDVPPLTRFEAQARRAQRFTLEGPTPWPVRAKPSPLSAEAPHTLDLRRFAIDHPMPDPDLDLDASPEESA, encoded by the coding sequence GTGCGCCTACTTCTCACTCATCGAAACCACTATCGTTACCCCCGCCCGGCCGGCCTCGGCCCGCACACCGTCCGCTTGCGCCCCGCGACCCACGCAAAGGCGCGGATCGAGACCCACGCGCTGCACATAGAACAAGAGTGCAACGTGCGCTGGCAGCAGGATCCGGCGGGCAATCATCTGGCCCGTTTGACGTTCCCGGAGGGCACCCGAGTCTCGTCGCTGGATCTGCTGGTCGAGCTCGCGGTCGACATCCGCCCGGTGAACCCCTTCGACTTCTTCGTCGACCCGCTCGCCGAGGAGGCGCCGTTCGCGTACCCCGACGAGCTCACGCAGGATTTGCTCCCGTATCTGGACACCACCGACGCGGCGTACGCGGGCGGCGAACGCTTGACGGAATTCCTGCGAGACTTGCCCCAGGGCGGTCGGACCGTCGACTTGATCGTCGAGTTGAATCGCCAGGTGAACGCGCGTCTGAAATACGTGATCCGGGAAGAGAGCGGGGTCTGGACCCCGGAGCAGACCCTCGGCGAAGGTCGGGCCAGCTGCCGGGACTCGGCGGTGTTGCTCGTGGCGGCACTCCGCTCCCGCGGGCTGGCGGCGCGATTTGTCAGCGGCTACCTGATTCAACTCACGGACGAAGGCATGATCCCCGACGAGCCGAAGGGCGTCGGGCGCGATGTGGTCGATCTGCACGCCTGGGCCGAGGTCTATCTCCCGGGTGCGGGCTGGATCGGGCTCGATGCCACGAGTGGGCTCTTCGCCGGCGAGGGACACATCCCCCTCGCCTGTGCGGCGCGCCCGGCCGCCGCCTCCCCCATCGAGGGCACGAGCGACGTCGTTGCCAGTGAGGTCAGCTTCGAGATGACCGTCGGCCGCCTGGGTCACGAGCCGCGCCCGACCGCGCCTTTCACGGAAGAGACCTGGGAGTTGCTCGTCGCGGCGGGTGACAAGAGCGACGCGCTGCTGGCGAACGCGGGCCTCGCGCTCACCGTCGGAGGCGAACCCACGTTCACTTCGCGCGTGCACGCGGCGGAGCCCGAGTGGAACACCGATGCCCTCGGCAAGACCAAGTCGGAGCATGGCCTTCTGCTGGCGCACGCGCTCCGCAAGCGCCTGGCACCCGGCGGCATCGTCTTGCACGGTTTTGGCAAGCGCTATCCCGGCGAGAGTTTGCCCCGCTGGGCGCTCGACGTGATCGCCCGCACCGATGGCGAGCCGCTCGCGTCCGGCCGGTCAGCGGGCGCTGCCCGCGACGCCGCTCTGTCCGACGCCGAGCGCGCGGTCCGCGCGATTGCGGCGCGCCTGGGTGTTTCGGCCGAGGGTGTGCAGCCTGCGCTCGAGGATCCATGGAACTTCGTGGCGGAGGAGGCGCGCCTCCCGGTCGGCGTCGACCCGTTGGCTGTGAAGCTGTCGGATCCAGAAGAGCGCTTGACGCTCGCGCGGGTGCTCGACCGTGGGCTCGAGACTCCGGTCGGCTTCGTGTTGCCGCTGGGGCCGGCGCCTGGCGAGGGTTGGCTCAGCGACGTCTGGCGCTTCCGTCGCGAGCGACTGTATCTGGTCCCGGGCGATAGCCCTGCGGGCCTCAGGCTGCCGCTCCGCGCCATCGTCGGGCCGGAGCCCCCGCTGCCCGAAGAAGAAGCCTTCGAGGGGCCGCCGGATCCCCGGCGCGCAAAACCCGACGAAGGCGCGGCCAAGGCCCGAGAGAAGGGTGTGCGCACAGCGCTGGTCTGTGAAGTGCGCGAGGGCAAACTCCACGTGTTCTTGCCTCCGACGCCGAGCGCCGAGCGCTTCTCGGCCTTGGTGCGGGGCGTGGAAGCAGCGCTCGCGGAGCTCGACCTGTCGGGTGTTCTGGAGGGGTATCCGCCGCCGCGATCGCCCGAGCTGTTGCGGTTTTCGGTCACGCCGGATCCCGGTGTGATCGAGGTGAACATCCCGCCGACTCGCACGAGCCGCGAACACACCGCGCTCTTGCAGTCAGTGTTCGACGCGGCACTGCACGCGGGGCTTCATGCGGAGAAATTTCAGCTCGACGGGCGGCAGGCCGGCAGCGGCGGCGGCAACCACATCACTCTGGGTGGCGCGACTGCGCTCGCGAGCCCGTTCCTGCAGCGACCCGATCTGCTCGCCAGCATGATCACGTTCGTACAGCACCATCCGTCGTTGTCCTATCTGTTCAGCGGGCTATTCGTCGGCCCGACTTCGCAGGCGCCGCGGGTCGACGAGGCGCGACACGATGCGCTGTACGAGCTCGAGATTGCCCTGGCCCGGGCGTTTCAGCCGGCCCCGAGCCGTCCGGCGCCGTGGCTCTCGGACGCGCTGTTCCGCAACCTGCTCGTGGACGTCTCCGGTAACACGCATCGCACTGAAATCTGCATCGACAAACTCTTCGACCCGAGCACGCCCCACGGTCGACAGGGGTTGCTCGAGCTGCGCGCCTTCGAGATGCCGCCGCACGCCCGCATGGCCAGCGCCCAGGTCACCCTGGTCAGGGCACTGGTGGCCTCGTTCGCCCAAGAGCCGTACCAGTACCCGCTGGTGCGCTGGGGTCAGGTGCTCCACGATCGATTCCTCTTGCCGACCTGGCTGTGGCGCGACTTCGAGGACGTGCTCGCTCACCTGGAGCGCGCGGGGCTGGGGCTGCCCGGCGAGGGATTTCGCGTGTTTCTAGAGCACCGCTGCCCGGTCGTGGGCACGCTGTCCGCCGGCGACGTTTTCCTGGAGCTGCGCAACGCCATCGAGCCATGGAACGTGCTCGGCGACGAGGTTACCGCCACGGGCACCGCGCGCTACGTCGACTCCTCCATGGAGCGCGTGGAAATTCGCGCGACGGGGCTGTTGCCAGAGCGGCACACCGTGATCGTGAACGGTCACGAGCTCCCGCTGCGCTCCACCGGTGTTGCAGGGGAGTACGTCGGTGGCGTGCGCTTCCGCGCCTGGGCTCCACCCCACAGCCTGCACCCGCACCTCGGCATCCATCACCCGCTCCGTTTCGAGCTGTGTGACCGCTGGGGCAAACGCTCTCTTGGCGCGTGCGCTTATCACGTCTGGCACCCCGAGGGTCGGGCCTTCGACGTGCCGCCGCTGACACGCTTCGAGGCACAGGCGCGTCGCGCACAACGCTTCACGCTAGAGGGGCCGACGCCGTGGCCGGTGCGCGCCAAACCGTCGCCGTTGAGCGCCGAGGCACCACATACCCTGGATCTGCGTCGCTTTGCCATCGATCATCCAATGCCAGACCCCGACCTCGATCTGGATGCGAGCCCGGAGGAGTCCGCATGA
- a CDS encoding class I SAM-dependent methyltransferase, translating to MATVSAPPAAAPVPTPALPEFISHAVSAEDRSADDRALDAGRHPGELLAFFGIKPGQRVAELGAGGGYTTELLARVVGPEGAVFGQNSHFILERFAEKPWSERLTKPALGKVVRVDREFDDPLPPEAKELDAVLVILIYHDTVWWKADRAKMNRAVHAALKPGGIYGIADHSARAGSGVTESETLHRIEESSVKSEVESAGFELVEAATFLKNPKDTRDWNASPRKAGELRGTSDRFVLKFRKL from the coding sequence GTGGCAACGGTGAGCGCTCCACCGGCAGCGGCGCCTGTTCCAACGCCCGCACTGCCCGAGTTCATCTCGCACGCCGTGAGCGCCGAGGATCGCTCAGCGGACGACCGGGCGCTCGACGCCGGCAGGCATCCCGGAGAGCTGCTGGCTTTCTTTGGCATCAAACCCGGGCAGCGCGTCGCGGAGCTCGGTGCCGGCGGCGGTTACACCACTGAGCTCCTGGCGCGAGTCGTGGGCCCTGAAGGCGCAGTCTTCGGCCAGAATTCACACTTCATCCTGGAGCGGTTCGCAGAGAAACCGTGGTCGGAGCGCTTGACGAAACCAGCCCTCGGAAAGGTCGTGCGGGTCGACCGCGAGTTCGATGATCCGCTGCCACCCGAAGCCAAGGAGCTCGACGCGGTCCTGGTCATCCTCATCTATCACGACACGGTGTGGTGGAAGGCCGACCGCGCGAAGATGAACCGTGCGGTGCACGCCGCGCTGAAGCCTGGCGGCATCTACGGCATCGCCGACCACAGTGCACGTGCCGGCTCGGGTGTCACCGAAAGCGAGACCTTGCACCGAATCGAGGAGAGCTCGGTGAAGAGCGAGGTCGAGAGTGCTGGCTTCGAGCTAGTCGAAGCGGCGACCTTCCTGAAGAACCCGAAGGACACACGAGACTGGAACGCGAGCCCGCGCAAGGCCGGCGAGCTCCGCGGCACGAGCGATCGCTTCGTGCTGAAGTTCCGCAAGCTCTGA
- a CDS encoding SCP2 sterol-binding domain-containing protein, whose translation MGVFRDRAEFENVMNRLFERLMSAPAVAGPLESTELVVRFRYPDLDSVLTFDFKHKPAEFSARGDGAADVEMVQSSDTAHEFWLGKLNPVRAIATGRVRARGDVAGALKLLPAIRPAFQIYSDVLGELGLGQRVAKEPARRRRRLEWRRLSALFRRRQGLDRSRLPRDAVPPTETEAAVPAAAREPLPDDTKLLRIQMLARMTLIREFEEQLAAAWKDGALPTAAIHLSTGQEATAVGVCFALRPDDVIATTHRGHGHMLAKGAPADRMMAEIFGKESGLCAGKGGSMHVTDASVGAIGANGIVGASPLLAVGAALAFSQKDESAVAVAFLGDGATNQGMFHEALNLASVWQLPVLFVIENNGYGEFTPQAGSTNVARLADRAAAYGMAGVSVDGNDVDAVHRTARELVQKARAGGGPALLECLTYRLRGHMEGDAQTYRSASELAEWRAKDPCVRHRRALTSEGLIDEPVAQTIDAEARAQIEAALDFARRSPEPGPATLVTHVFSPEPKRSESASLGECVTMTASAAINLALREEMRRDERVVLLGEDITLGGYLAVTQGLVDEFGKKRVKDTPISENAILGGAVGAAMNGLRPVAEILFADFLTVCADPLVNQAAKLRYMSGGQYSVPMVVRTPGGAGLGMAAQHSQSLETLFMNVPGLIIAAPGTPRDCRAMLKAAIRSDNPVLFFEHKLLYLTEGPVPLGDDVAQLGVARVLRPGKDVTIVALSYMVQVALEAAAELAREGIDVEVIDPRTVSPLDTETILQSIEKTRRLVTLEESPIRGGFGAEVVARVAAAAHGVLAAPPVRVGAGDHPIAYNKALECLSVPDVSRVVAAVRQCF comes from the coding sequence ATGGGTGTGTTCAGGGATCGCGCGGAGTTCGAGAACGTGATGAACCGACTGTTCGAGCGCCTGATGTCGGCTCCTGCCGTCGCCGGCCCGCTCGAGAGCACCGAGCTCGTGGTGCGCTTTCGGTACCCCGATCTCGACTCGGTGCTGACCTTCGACTTCAAGCACAAACCCGCCGAGTTTTCGGCTCGGGGCGACGGCGCCGCGGACGTGGAGATGGTGCAGTCGTCCGACACCGCGCACGAGTTCTGGCTCGGCAAGCTCAACCCCGTTCGGGCGATCGCGACCGGACGCGTGCGTGCACGCGGCGACGTCGCCGGGGCTCTCAAGCTCTTGCCAGCCATCCGCCCGGCGTTCCAGATCTACTCCGACGTGCTCGGTGAGCTGGGACTCGGCCAGCGAGTCGCCAAGGAGCCCGCACGACGCCGGCGGCGCCTCGAGTGGCGGCGGCTCTCGGCACTGTTCCGTCGTCGCCAAGGGCTGGACCGGAGCCGCTTGCCGCGCGATGCCGTGCCCCCCACCGAGACCGAGGCAGCCGTCCCCGCGGCGGCGCGCGAACCGTTGCCGGATGACACGAAACTCCTGCGCATCCAGATGCTCGCGCGCATGACGTTGATTCGCGAGTTCGAGGAGCAGCTGGCCGCGGCGTGGAAGGATGGCGCGTTGCCCACTGCTGCCATTCACCTGAGCACCGGGCAAGAAGCCACGGCGGTCGGCGTGTGTTTCGCGCTCCGTCCCGACGACGTGATCGCAACGACTCACCGTGGACACGGGCACATGCTGGCCAAGGGCGCGCCCGCCGACCGGATGATGGCGGAGATCTTCGGCAAGGAGTCCGGGCTGTGCGCAGGCAAGGGCGGCAGCATGCACGTCACGGATGCCAGCGTTGGTGCCATCGGCGCCAACGGCATCGTGGGCGCGTCACCGCTGCTGGCCGTCGGCGCTGCGCTGGCATTTTCCCAGAAGGACGAGAGCGCGGTGGCCGTGGCCTTCCTGGGCGACGGCGCCACGAACCAGGGCATGTTTCACGAGGCGCTCAACCTGGCGTCGGTGTGGCAGCTGCCGGTGCTGTTCGTGATCGAGAACAACGGCTACGGAGAGTTCACGCCGCAGGCCGGCTCGACGAACGTCGCGCGGCTGGCGGATCGAGCCGCCGCCTACGGAATGGCGGGGGTCAGCGTCGATGGCAACGACGTCGACGCCGTTCATCGCACGGCGCGGGAGCTCGTCCAGAAAGCGCGCGCCGGAGGCGGTCCGGCGCTGCTCGAGTGCCTGACCTACCGCTTGCGCGGCCACATGGAGGGCGACGCCCAGACGTATCGCAGCGCCTCCGAGCTGGCGGAGTGGAGAGCGAAGGACCCCTGCGTGCGTCACCGGCGCGCGCTCACGTCCGAAGGGCTCATCGATGAACCGGTCGCGCAGACGATCGACGCGGAGGCGCGCGCTCAAATCGAAGCTGCCCTCGACTTCGCGCGTCGCTCGCCGGAGCCCGGACCGGCCACGCTGGTCACGCACGTGTTCTCCCCCGAACCGAAGCGGAGCGAGTCGGCCTCGCTCGGCGAGTGTGTGACGATGACGGCGTCGGCAGCCATCAACCTCGCGCTCCGCGAGGAGATGCGGAGGGACGAGCGCGTCGTGCTCCTGGGTGAGGACATCACGCTGGGGGGCTACCTGGCGGTGACCCAGGGTCTCGTGGATGAGTTCGGCAAGAAGCGCGTGAAGGACACGCCGATCAGTGAAAACGCCATCCTGGGTGGTGCGGTCGGTGCTGCCATGAACGGCCTGCGGCCCGTCGCCGAGATCCTGTTCGCGGACTTCTTGACCGTGTGCGCGGATCCGCTGGTGAACCAGGCGGCGAAGCTGCGTTACATGTCCGGCGGTCAATACTCGGTTCCGATGGTGGTGCGCACGCCCGGCGGCGCGGGGCTCGGCATGGCCGCGCAACACTCGCAGTCGCTGGAGACGCTGTTCATGAACGTGCCCGGGCTGATCATCGCCGCACCCGGGACCCCGCGCGACTGTCGAGCGATGCTCAAGGCAGCGATTCGCTCCGACAACCCCGTGCTGTTCTTCGAGCACAAGCTGCTCTACTTGACCGAAGGCCCGGTGCCGCTGGGCGACGACGTGGCCCAGCTCGGCGTCGCGCGGGTCCTTCGCCCGGGCAAGGACGTGACCATCGTGGCGCTTTCGTACATGGTGCAGGTCGCGCTCGAGGCGGCGGCCGAGCTCGCTCGGGAAGGGATTGACGTCGAGGTCATCGATCCGCGCACCGTCTCTCCGCTCGACACCGAGACCATTCTCCAGTCGATCGAAAAGACTCGCCGCCTGGTCACGCTCGAGGAGAGCCCGATTCGCGGCGGTTTCGGAGCGGAAGTCGTGGCGAGGGTGGCCGCCGCTGCCCACGGTGTGCTGGCGGCTCCGCCCGTGCGGGTCGGCGCGGGGGACCACCCGATCGCGTACAACAAGGCCCTGGAATGCCTGAGCGTTCCGGACGTCTCGCGAGTGGTAGCCGCCGTCCGGCAGTGTTTCTGA
- a CDS encoding radical SAM protein gives MNSRANVFEVTRQLVGARFRFQHPVYLVHALTARCNARCGFCAWNPDFYDAKEQLSTPAIKRLYSDARAAGFIGLSVWGGEPLLHPDFDEIMRHAQELGLITNMVTNGFLLEKKLEAVARSIDKLSISLDHPSAKHDELRGIRGLFDKIVSGTRSLRERRPDKQIIFVCTLQKANVDLPTLRQLAELMADLGVLGVFNGLREEAATEGGDAGIAKYAPTEAQLGEAFRELGRLKRRGFPILNSHTHMSMMASGPPVYRCHWPKFMLPVEANGDIVDCMHWGTRPIGNLKQTPFAELLASPRLRELAGATGEACHKCVSIHRVEISEVSSGNLEPIRSWGMLRKSPRRLPVVLSA, from the coding sequence ATGAACAGCAGAGCCAACGTCTTCGAGGTCACTCGCCAGCTGGTGGGGGCCCGGTTTCGCTTCCAGCATCCCGTCTACCTGGTGCACGCCCTCACGGCGCGCTGCAACGCCCGCTGCGGTTTCTGTGCCTGGAACCCGGACTTCTACGACGCGAAAGAGCAGCTCTCGACCCCGGCAATCAAACGACTCTACTCCGACGCGCGCGCCGCGGGGTTCATCGGGCTGTCGGTCTGGGGGGGCGAGCCGCTGTTGCACCCGGACTTCGACGAGATCATGCGGCACGCCCAGGAGCTCGGCCTGATCACCAACATGGTGACGAACGGCTTCTTACTGGAGAAGAAGCTCGAGGCGGTGGCGCGCAGCATCGACAAGCTCAGCATTTCCCTGGATCACCCGTCCGCGAAGCACGACGAGCTCCGTGGAATTCGTGGCCTCTTCGACAAGATCGTGTCCGGGACCCGCTCGCTGCGCGAACGCAGGCCGGACAAACAGATCATCTTCGTCTGCACACTGCAGAAGGCGAACGTAGATCTGCCGACCCTGCGTCAGCTTGCAGAGCTGATGGCGGATCTCGGTGTGCTTGGTGTGTTCAACGGCCTGCGCGAAGAGGCGGCCACCGAAGGCGGGGACGCCGGCATTGCGAAGTATGCCCCCACGGAAGCCCAGCTTGGCGAGGCGTTCCGTGAGCTCGGGAGGCTGAAGCGCCGGGGTTTCCCGATCCTCAACTCACACACCCACATGAGCATGATGGCGAGCGGGCCGCCCGTTTACCGCTGCCACTGGCCCAAGTTCATGCTGCCGGTGGAGGCCAACGGCGACATCGTCGACTGCATGCACTGGGGCACCCGGCCAATCGGCAACCTGAAACAGACGCCGTTCGCCGAGTTGCTCGCGAGTCCGCGCCTGCGCGAGCTCGCGGGTGCAACGGGTGAGGCCTGCCACAAGTGTGTGTCGATCCACCGGGTCGAGATCTCGGAGGTCTCTTCGGGGAATCTGGAGCCCATCAGGTCCTGGGGCATGTTGAGGAAGTCGCCGCGGCGGCTCCCTGTCGTTCTTTCCGCGTGA
- a CDS encoding TetR/AcrR family transcriptional regulator produces MTNTGPNPADLDGVRERILSAARSEFAARGYAAASVRTIAEPAGATAAMINYYFGGKQALYDNVVADAQSRLLARLAAAIAEGGSDGLPVRLALAYFDFLVQERDVQRLLLRQLLDRADHQRERAEETIGPLRSLLEQHFGDREVAHQFAVSVFGAIAGYFLYEPVLGAFLGEDPLSPVSLAARRRHIAELVSLIERTKP; encoded by the coding sequence ATGACAAATACCGGCCCCAATCCTGCAGATCTAGACGGAGTCCGGGAACGCATCCTGAGCGCTGCTCGGTCCGAATTTGCCGCCCGGGGCTACGCCGCCGCATCGGTCCGGACCATCGCTGAGCCCGCGGGCGCAACCGCCGCGATGATCAACTACTACTTCGGCGGCAAACAGGCCCTCTACGACAACGTGGTCGCCGACGCGCAGAGTCGACTGCTGGCACGGCTGGCGGCCGCCATCGCGGAGGGCGGCAGCGACGGCCTCCCGGTCCGGCTGGCCCTCGCGTACTTCGATTTCCTCGTGCAGGAGCGCGACGTGCAACGCCTGCTGCTCCGCCAGTTGCTCGATCGCGCCGATCACCAGCGGGAGCGCGCTGAGGAGACGATCGGCCCGCTGCGCTCGCTGCTCGAGCAGCACTTCGGCGATCGCGAAGTCGCGCACCAGTTTGCCGTGAGTGTGTTCGGCGCCATCGCCGGATACTTTCTGTACGAGCCCGTGCTCGGTGCGTTCCTGGGTGAAGACCCGCTGTCACCCGTGAGCCTGGCCGCCCGTCGCCGTCACATCGCGGAGCTCGTCTCTTTGATCGAGAGGACCAAACCATGA
- a CDS encoding glutaredoxin family protein, producing the protein MGTERCAPHGLAVGPDGRCILCRREAPVSTALGAAGTDGASAGRTRPWPLLLIALVLAALAGYALVRPRNPESNALSTTRASLESDAPSQALATAERDVKRDRKSGAEPRELPVKDGPVPSRRTEDTERPPASSEPTAAARPKQPGAEELRLAMRAVRITMYTTQWCPHCTRARAWLQVNNLAYSERDIESSDSARRERDRLNPGRGIPTADIDGEVLTGFSEGRWSAAIARATQRRLEARAR; encoded by the coding sequence ATGGGGACGGAGCGCTGCGCACCACACGGGCTCGCGGTCGGCCCGGATGGTCGCTGCATTCTCTGCCGGCGTGAAGCTCCGGTCAGCACGGCATTGGGAGCGGCGGGGACCGACGGCGCGAGCGCCGGTCGGACGCGGCCGTGGCCGCTGCTGCTGATCGCGCTCGTGCTCGCTGCGCTGGCGGGATACGCGCTCGTGCGCCCCCGGAACCCGGAAAGCAACGCGCTCAGCACCACGCGTGCGTCACTGGAGAGCGACGCCCCCTCGCAGGCGCTGGCTACTGCCGAGCGCGATGTAAAGCGCGATCGGAAGTCTGGCGCCGAGCCGCGGGAATTGCCCGTGAAAGATGGGCCCGTTCCGTCACGCCGCACCGAGGACACCGAGAGACCGCCGGCGTCATCCGAACCCACCGCTGCTGCAAGACCCAAACAACCTGGCGCCGAAGAGCTCCGGCTCGCAATGCGTGCGGTCCGGATCACGATGTACACCACCCAGTGGTGTCCGCACTGCACGCGAGCGCGCGCGTGGCTTCAGGTCAACAATCTCGCCTACAGCGAGCGCGACATCGAGAGCAGCGACTCCGCCCGGCGCGAACGCGATCGGCTCAACCCGGGGCGGGGCATACCCACGGCAGACATCGATGGGGAAGTGTTGACGGGCTTCAGCGAGGGCCGCTGGTCGGCGGCAATCGCCAGGGCGACTCAGCGTCGCCTCGAAGCACGAGCGCGCTGA
- a CDS encoding class I SAM-dependent methyltransferase has product MGHAHYSARDIEARILAAIRAAGLNPEQRLSPDDLGALDHFHTGGLRASVELLELAQLRAEDRVLDLGAGLGGAGRLLASRLGCRVVCLELSPDYCAGAVLLNGLTGLGGLIEVQQGSALELPFSNASFGAVWMQNVGMNIADKPRLYAEVHRVLQPGGRFAFQEMAAGVGTTSHFPLPWATDPSDSFLVSSAELRSGLVEQGFVEELFEDTSDAHLNRTPGPAAPGQLSLDVFVDDLARKAGNARRSLEQGQIRLVRGVFRTNQ; this is encoded by the coding sequence ATGGGCCACGCACACTATTCGGCCCGCGACATCGAGGCGCGAATTCTGGCGGCCATCCGCGCGGCGGGGTTGAACCCCGAGCAGCGTCTGTCGCCCGACGACCTGGGCGCACTCGACCATTTTCACACCGGCGGGCTGCGTGCTTCCGTCGAGTTGCTCGAGCTAGCGCAGCTCCGGGCGGAGGACCGTGTGCTCGACCTCGGGGCTGGTCTGGGCGGCGCCGGCCGTCTGCTCGCATCCAGGCTCGGCTGCCGCGTCGTGTGTCTCGAGTTATCGCCGGACTACTGCGCGGGCGCGGTCCTCTTGAACGGGCTGACGGGCCTGGGTGGCCTGATCGAGGTGCAGCAGGGCAGCGCGCTCGAGCTCCCGTTTTCCAACGCCTCGTTCGGTGCCGTCTGGATGCAGAACGTCGGCATGAACATCGCGGACAAACCCAGGCTCTACGCGGAGGTCCACCGAGTCCTCCAGCCGGGAGGCCGCTTCGCTTTCCAGGAGATGGCCGCTGGCGTCGGGACTACGTCCCATTTTCCCCTCCCGTGGGCGACTGATCCCTCCGACAGCTTCTTGGTCTCCTCCGCAGAGCTTCGCTCGGGGTTGGTCGAGCAAGGATTCGTCGAGGAGCTCTTCGAGGACACCAGCGACGCGCATCTGAACAGGACTCCCGGCCCGGCCGCGCCGGGACAGCTGAGCTTGGACGTGTTCGTCGATGATCTCGCGCGGAAAGCCGGCAACGCCCGGCGCAGCCTCGAGCAGGGCCAGATCCGGCTCGTCCGGGGGGTTTTCCGGACGAACCAGTGA